From the genome of Gemmatimonadota bacterium:
TGGTTATTATCATCAGGTGCATGCACACACGTACTATCCGCGGTACCTTCTCCGCAACAGCGAGAAGATGTATCTGGAAGGGAATACAGGTGATTTCCATACTGGTGAGGTGTTTTCTCATGGCCTCATCTATGAAGAAGGGCTGAAGTTCATACGAGAGAATAAAGACCGTCCGTTCTTTGCCTATCTTCCGTGGACGCCTCCGCACGGCCAGTGGATGATGCCCGAATCGGATCCGGCCTGGCAGAAGTACAGGGACGTGAAATGGGATGCCACGAACCAGAGAGGACCACACGATGCACAGATGTATGGGGCTATGATGGAAATGGCCGATCGCCAGATCGGTGAGATCATGGATCTGCTGAAAGAATTGCAGATTGACGAGAAGACCATCATCTTTGCTTGCGGCGACAATGGTGGCGCTCCTTATTTTGCAAATGAGAGCCATCCGCATGGCTTTTTTGCCCCCAATCTGAATCCCGGGACGGGCGAACGCTTCCGCGGGGGCAAGGGCAATTTCTATGAAGGCGGGTTGCGGGTTCCCTTCATTGTCCGCTGGCCGGGTCAGATCGAGCCGGGAACGGTTTCTGATCATCTGGGGTACTTTCCGGATGTGATGCCCACTCTGGCGGAACTGACGGGGGCGAAGTCCGGGTCTGAGATTGATGGTATTTCGATTGCGCCCACATTGCGCGGTGAGACCGGGCGCACGCAGGCGCAGCATGAGTACCTGTACTGGGAGGATCGGAAAAGTTGCGCTGTTCGTACGGGGAGTTGGAAAGCCGTGAGACCAGACAATGACGGGCCGTTTGAGTTGTATGACTTGAGTACAGATA
Proteins encoded in this window:
- a CDS encoding arylsulfatase, with protein sequence MGKQNIEKPNIIYIMLDEWGYFEWSAMGHPILQTPNIDKMASEGIRFTQMLAGGNVCAPTRCALMTGQHTGHTTIRANGGGLALRTDDITIAEMLKAEGYATGGFGKWGLGDAGTTGVPEKHGFDTFFGYYHQVHAHTYYPRYLLRNSEKMYLEGNTGDFHTGEVFSHGLIYEEGLKFIRENKDRPFFAYLPWTPPHGQWMMPESDPAWQKYRDVKWDATNQRGPHDAQMYGAMMEMADRQIGEIMDLLKELQIDEKTIIFACGDNGGAPYFANESHPHGFFAPNLNPGTGERFRGGKGNFYEGGLRVPFIVRWPGQIEPGTVSDHLGYFPDVMPTLAELTGAKSGSEIDGISIAPTLRGETGRTQAQHEYLYWEDRKSCAVRTGSWKAVRPDNDGPFELYDLSTDIEELNDVAAQYPDILEKMTQYAGDAHTPVREGEILDPSRGFKGHDED